The following coding sequences are from one Plasmodium gaboni strain SY75 chromosome 10, whole genome shotgun sequence window:
- a CDS encoding hypothetical protein (conserved Plasmodium protein, unknown function): protein MLNFLKYVNHKFLISFVLFFCSHIFVENYNIHKKRKTFILPPRLKKAFSYKPNKVINTFEIRLKADEELDDYKYFTEEEYIPALPPVETWEDLILKEEIRNKKEDPKRNADDYKLTHESREKVLDIIRQTRLINHCNYEIQKNKQKNILYFVTPKIGPYCKLMEYDKEKMESLVSKVKEKFGKKVEIVNLKLDVKMPLFEIFLQASIHTQIKIFYARGRTLQYRLPPVFWTKCKILKENKILQEKYGGECAPGLFPQYDEYNIMQIMTECVYNDKYNFYVYDVNLEWENLCALTPENRELRKIVHQNVHVPTRLAVIKAFEQGVEDFRDVIREEYLIMLREQRK from the exons atgttaaattttttaaaatatgtgAATCATAAATTTCTAATATCATTCGttcttttcttttgttctcatatttttgttgagaattataatattcataagAAAAGGAAAACATTCATATTACCACCAAGGCTTAAGAAGGCATTTTCATATAAGCCTAATAAAGTAATTAACACATTTGAAATAAGATTAAAAGCGGATGAAGAATTGGATgattataaatatttcacGGAGGAGGA GTACATTCCGGCACTACCACCTGTCGAAACGTGGGAAGATTTAATCCTCAAAGAAGAAATaagaaacaaaaaagaaGACCCAAAGAGAAATGCTGACGATTATAAATTAACACACGAAAGTAGAGAAAAAGTACTAGATATTATACGACAAACACGTTTAATAAATCATTGTAACTATgaaattcaaaaaaataaacaaaaaaatattctcTATTTTGTAACACCCAAAATTG GACCGTATTGTAAATTGATGGAATACGATAAGGAAAAGATGGAGAGCTTAGTTAGCAAGGTTAAAGAAAAGTTTGGTAAGAAAGTAGAAATTGTTAATTTAAAGTTGGATGTAAAGATGCCGTTATTTGAGATTTTTTTACAAGCAAGCATTCACacacaaataaaaattttttatgcTCGTGGTAGAACCTTACAATATAGATTACCACCTGTATTTTGGACTAAATGcaaaatattaaaagaaaataaaatattacaaGAAAAATATGGTGGGGAATGTGCCCCTGGATTATTCCCACaatatgatgaatataatataatgcAAATTATGACAGAATGTGTATATAATGacaaatataatttttatgtttatgATGTTAATTTAGAATGGGAAAATTTATGTGCTCTTACACCTGAAAATAGAGAATTGAGAAAAATAGTTCATCAGAATGTTCATGTACCGACAAGGTTGGCAGTGATTAAGGCATTCGAGCAAg GTGTAGAAGACTTTAGAGATGTTATTCGGGAAGAATATCTTATTATGCTCCGAGAGCAAAGAAAAT
- a CDS encoding putative membrane protein (conserved Plasmodium membrane protein, unknown function) has protein sequence MKKAIFFIHLIFFVFVNVTCLEVRRGKYNISYDYAIQSLRDNNFKRRGGEKKRRNNIYYMNINFHNIDNNFNNEIRKRHFNENDSIKDKLNKLKKLKNILNKYKLNINKKDFDKFKNRTQEIVVDKYHYAKKYSIIIINRLKDDMSIYKGKLKNYYNTTTTYLKDKYLNSSIHEYLSSIPFFSKSSNVSKLISYNSVNFLFLIFTILYFKSDYIYTFFKKKYAFIGEFKNIKTDKLVKIHTLSTLLFFFYKFFVLRLLFILNSYNFFSQKLYLINNLIHILFFSYISIFPYFLVQANWGSFHLLGSKKSKVLGGLVLLQLFLIYARLIFQNNLWFIKTWTDEQFFNKEEIIQNIKDDKKTDFYVKLLNQYDFLKRLYVGNNKIYEIVLYLYKYKYLLNIISPIHSLFYIYIAHSIYFYLNNLSFAGIYVSSFSLVLYLIKILSNKIDMYYLTKL, from the exons tatttgtTAATGTAACATGTTTAGAAGTTAGAAGAGGGAAGTATAATATAAGTTATGACTATGCGATACAATCTTTGAGggataataattttaaaagaCGAGGtggagaaaaaaaaagaagaaataatatatattatatgaatattaatttccataatatagataacaattttaataatgaaataagAAAACGTCAttttaatgaaaatgattCAATAAAAGacaaattaaataaattaaaaaagttgaaaaatattttaaataaatataaattaaatataaataaaaaagattttgataaatttaaaaatagaaCCCAAGAAATAGTTGTAGATAAATATCATTATGCAAAGAAATATtctataataataattaatagATTGAAAGATGATATGTCCATTTATAAAGggaaattaaaaaattattataatacaacaacaacatatttaaaagataaatatttgaataGTTCTATACATGAATATCTTAGTAGTATACCTTTTTTTAGCAAATCATCTAATGTTTCGAAATTAATAAGTTATAATTCTGTaaattttctatttttaatatttacaattttatattttaaaagtgattatatatataccttttttaaaaaaaaatatgcaTTCATTGGAGaattcaaaaatattaaaacaGATAAACTTGTCAAAATACATACTCTATCAACATTattgtttttcttttataaattttttgttctCAGACTTTTATTCATACTTAATTCTTACAATTTCTTTTCacaaaaattatatctaatcaataatttaatacatatacttttcttttcctatatatcaatatttCCATATTTCCTTGTCCAAGCTAACTGGGGCAGTTTCCATTTGCTTGGTTCCAAGAAGA GTAAAGTATTGGGAGGTTTAGTCTTATTACAGCTATTTTTGATTTACGCTCGCTTAATATTTCAGAATAATTTATggtttataaaaacatgGACAGATGAGcaattttttaataagGAAGAAATAATACAGAATATAAAGGATGATAAGAAAACGGATTTTTATGTCAAATTATTAAATCAGTATGATTTTTTGAAAAGATTATATGTtggaaataataaaatatatgagattgtattatatttatataaatataaatatttattaaatattatatcacCTATTCATTCCTTATTCTATATATACATTGCTCATTCtatatacttttatttaaataatttatcttTTGCTGGTATCTACGTTTCTTCCTTTTCCTTAGTCTTATACTTAATCAAAATATTGTCCAACAAAATTGATATGTATTATTTGACGAAATTGTAA
- a CDS encoding hypothetical protein (conserved Plasmodium protein, unknown function) encodes MSLNFSDDDDVIREEVDDTEKSDKDNSNFDFMNHDKKEKGKDYGIEKKRPFQNDDNNPFSNMKSSREFFENLQGEDINNEDTYIGPDEGTEAELEGKKKKKKSVIFQLKNLFNDVSLNKLNAYIRKKRRKSEEEMNSNDNFSRSSYEKEGEKEKNPKKKKKNDHVDNYKDDNYKDNIYDDKIFDNSDDNLYNDDILNNPSDEEEDELQRYVREEKNKMKQIMPEKDDLWELYIYMNLKKKKRKIEYNEKQYSSAMNKVFNNLENEYKNIIKEKLFNKIIFKEYLVIKDDVEYFKNNHIMNIEKNITIPIIKKKNLLSEMKKKLILLYNKGICCNYIKEISINSVGKIDEQRNSYENLDGSSLRVNENMDNYINKIQDNNYLIIEKESLNIGLNKLFDKYCIIVHKIKAHRRKDLRRNFNSFMELINEVFTKLYFSIHNIFLTDEDMNINLTDIYKTIRRKYNMHDVLDKLQKLTHKKECYEHYRSYLLYKYKTTYSVCDEVFKNHIMNDNINIFNFKKFYNTDFSKDNFTIIKQEQKITTNDNELHNFIYDQNDNEEDRNIFTNDIYNEDFFTININHMENKNNQPPQNDTVTSSQKIYNEKQKDNIIPISKENPTYNNNNNNNNNNNNNNNNNSNIYNVVEETPLEKAKRIAREKKKQLMNNKVKII; translated from the coding sequence ATGAGTTTAAATTTTAGCGATGACGATGATGTAATAAGAGAAGAAGTTGATGATACAGAAAAGAGCGATAAAGATAATTCGAACTTTGATTTTATGAACCATGATAAGAAAGAAAAAGGAAAGGATTATGgaatagaaaaaaaaagaccttttcaaaatgatgataataatcCCTTTTCAAATATGAAATCATCAAGAGAATTTTTTGAGAATTTACAAGGAGAggatataaataatgagGATACATATATTGGACCTGATGAAGGAACGGAAGCTGAATTagaaggaaaaaaaaagaaaaaaaaaagtgtaatatttcaattgaagaatttatttaatgatGTCTCTTTGAATAAACTTAATGcatatataagaaaaaagagaagaaaaagtgaagaagaaatgaatagtaatgataatttttcaaGATCAAGTTATGAAAAAGAAGGAGAGAAAGAAAAGAAccccaaaaaaaaaaaaaaaaatgacCATGTTGATAATTATAAGGATGACAATTATAAGGACAATAtttatgatgataaaatatttgaCAATTCAGATGATAATCTTTATAATGATGacattttaaataatccatctgatgaagaagaagatGAATTACAAAGATATGTAAGGGAAGAGaagaacaaaatgaaaCAGATTATGCCAGAAAAAGACGATTTGTGggaattatatatttatatgaatttgaaaaaaaagaaaagaaaaattgaatataatgaaaaacAATATAGTAGTGCTATGAATAAAgtatttaataatttagaaaatgaatataaaaatataattaaagaaaaattatttaataaaataatatttaaagaatatttggtaataaaagatgatgtcgaatattttaaaaataatcatattatgaatatcgagaaaaatataacaattccaataataaaaaagaaaaatttattaagtgaaatgaaaaaaaaattaatacttttatataataaaggTATATGttgtaattatataaaagaaatttcTATAAATTCTGTAGGAAAAATAGATGAACAAAGAAATAGTTATGAGAATCTGGATGGTTCATCTTTAAGAGTGAATGAAAATATggataattatataaataaaatacaagataataattatttaataatagAAAAAGAAAGTTTAAATATAGgtttaaataaattatttgataaatattgtattatagttcataaaataaaagcTCATCGACGTAAAGATTTAAGAAGGaattttaattcatttatgGAATTAATTAATGAGGtttttacaaaattatatttttctatacataatatatttttaacaGATGAAGATATGAATATTAATTTGAcagatatatataaaacaattagaaggaaatataatatgCATGATGTATTAGATAAGTTACAAAAATTAACACATAAAAAAGAATGTTATGAACATTATCgttcatatttattatataaatataaaacaacATATTCGGTGTGTGATGAAGTATTtaaaaatcatataatgaatgataatattaatatatttaattttaaaaaattttataatactGATTTCTCAAAAGATAATTTTACTATAATCAAACAAGAACAAAAAATCACAACGAATGATAATGAAttacataattttatatatgatcaaaatgataatgaagaagatagaaatatatttacaaatgatatatataatgaagatTTCTTTactataaatattaatcatatggaaaacaaaaacaatCAACCACCTCAAAATGATACAGTAACAAGTTCTCAAAAGATTTATAATGAGAAACAAAAGGATAATATAATACCCATATCAAAAGAAAACCCCACATacaataataacaacaataataacaacaacaataataataataacaataataatagtaatatttataatgttGTTGAAGAAACACCATTAGAGAAGGCTAAAAGAATTGCAAGAGAAAAGAAAAAGCAActtatgaataataaagttaaaataatatga
- a CDS encoding ADP-ribosylation factor: protein MGLYVSRLFNRLFQKKDVRILMVGLDAAGKTTILYKVKLGEVVTTIPTIGFNVETVEFRNISFTVWDVGGQDKIRPLWRHYYSNTDGLIFVVDSNDRERIDDAREELHRMINEEELKDAIILVFANKQDLPNAMSAAEVTEKLHLNTIRERNWFIQSTCATRGDGLYEGFDWLTTHLNNAK, encoded by the exons ATGGGTTTATATGTAAGTAGGTTATTTAATCGtttatttcaaaaaaaagatgTACGTATTTTAATGGTTGGATTAGATGCTGCTGGAAAAActacaatattatataaagtTAAACTTGGTGAAGTTGTTACAACCATTCCAACAATAg gTTTCAATGTTGAAACTGTCGAATTTCgtaatatttcatttacCGTATGGGATGTAGGAGGACAAGATAAG atCCGACCTTTATGGAGACATTATTATTCCAACACAGACGGATTAATATTTGTCGTCGATAGTAATGATAGAGAAAGAATAGATGATG CTCGTGAAGAATTACATAGAATgataaatgaagaagaatTAAAGGATGCTATAATTTTAGTCTTTGCCAATAAACAAGATTTACCAAATGCTATGTCAGCAGCTGAAGTAACTGAGAAATTACACCTTAACACTATAAGGGAAAGGAACTG GTTTATTCAATCCACCTGTGCCACAAGGGGTGACGGATTATACGAAGGTTTTGATTGGCTAACCACACACTTAAATAATgcaaaataa
- a CDS encoding hypothetical protein (conserved Plasmodium protein, unknown function), with protein sequence MEERSDDLMIKSKELCEIFLKSLKNDQGSVKYLNECKNVDISEFYVVFNLVFSNIITSDNNMVIYKDHLLFLSFCYMNKLIEKYYNIYSNDEKINIRNSFINILFSLPINYNHILDSDILNLKIKSNEMFKTKLINEFLNEQTCLMNSYFNKNDIYMISTYMNSTRNKISQILSIICLHNEHIYFRYLLNFVIFFVCEYINRIILCQSEQNNVNINENNNVFISGGLQNKSLKDEKSDTIHNNNNNNNMNNNMNNIDDENYYFNCVLHICINFLKEIFFNISNENYSNILNKQQLNMFRTIIITDINIIFHLISLVFYYCLCYNKKNEFSLLIESIKELSFFFPAHIFFNEANSPIKFLLNILILCFKKEESNINHLNQNNNSIRTHIPLNHFEILYKNYLSSNDSNITHILKHFLEDVDVEEILLIIFLNIIEYISKINNKTFFQLNEDEFMLFLDNYFNINLNFHDIEHYNFQKIYIKMIMNLSCIPISNYLHKKENKLKCLHIFIINIFKNFNHPNTKILINILTICKNIFDHNKDLIYINNKYNIEESKLYNIYKTDREHLLNHNNQKDYHNNQLIISCDDLKKLFILMFIRFIKIPIYDDYMSDNMCDNMNDNMNNNKPFGASKNNKNEQKFFKISNEGEQSESITSCTNAYMNKKLMIDFIKNYITEYNEDWFYIYYKNIKEECEENDTNNINDYDENENILKQKIFNFIKVLLGYNHEIYHIMIDVFDEFFIYYNTLINVNNLCNETLKVQDYFIYVLLRAYYQLLSFFINTLKELKNIVTNGDKQINENIFSYQMTCTGEREKELKEAFIQNKINMKNNLEEKIIQMNNNNIELENNHNNNNNSGSLSNMSCNTYNLDMLKREKENIELEIFIIKCIEKYQGSPYYEINNKCINKLLNFFKIILQKDFMEFNKVSTNFVLFEIKRLQHISECTYILNYNKDYAYFIMDNLMKTIIENTIDISFELKKNYLAIFTSIIMNLESFLSNDIIEKILKTFLDYKKSTNIFKYNKEFSIFLLTLISVLKVDNINQKVPYIKLVLEDTYEFFTHFNKNINTFQKLYDLFYVKHANDTMLQVGSFDSIHKKEDMLHSLFDACKIVHESFSLFSYEKIDISFKSKLQKRTLNQTANNSTNDNMNSNNMNSNNNNNNSSSNKLGTHVNFGDENMYYNLMNNNNTLINDNEFLHLFINLFENVLMIYSIFNDMIRTNYSFEKYPKMCVEVNYFHLTGQEKDIVCMYNMNKKRNSIDNMEHMKNMKDINSLNNMVSMNYNDNMNNVSGNNELLYMKNNICIEGKKWNYYTIKLLHENICNIIKKFIKESYFFIYNDLTNIFNNILCNSLIYIPYDYINNNILLVYVSLSEKLKYLINNKLINQLIIQWFFKIFSIFLEKHFHYFREEYEHIKKVNSELNSELCMKEDDYSMYYDMLYKNKNYILNYLKICKNIFVVPNEYKNNQEHKMFFQYIYNDEKTVLLNSLLSTIEYLLNSYDCDITKKCLNFLVDSSESVTFLTFNSSHFYFFLQIIKVLLKTFFLYNPIILTLRQKKEENQISNIILNEYTEEKIQVYIGEMNLFMKNDPLEANSFLNVFTNAIIKISKHYFFLQKKIYNIPENVSTNDLLNIDSVKHFLLLFENIENSSTFNFHTILSDLLQQNNSQYFKNLLIQYRLHKT encoded by the coding sequence ATGGAAGAAAGGTCAGACGATTTAATGATTAAAAGTAAAGAGCTTTGTGAGATATTTTTGAAGTCTTTAAAGAATGATCAAGGGAGCgtaaaatatttgaatGAATGTAAGAATGTAGATATATCTGAATTTTATGTTGTATTTAATCTTGTATTTTCGAATATAATTACtagtgataataatatggttatatataaagatcatttattatttttatcattttgttatatgaataaattaattgaaaaatattataatatatattcaaatgatgagaagataaatataagaaatagttttataaatattttattttccttGCCTATAAATTACAATCACATATTAGATAgtgatatattaaatttaaaaataaaatcgAATGAAATgtttaaaacaaaattaattaatGAGTTTTTGAATGAACAAACATGTTTAATGAATTCTTATTTTAATAAgaatgatatatatatgataagtacatatatgaattccacaagaaataaaatatcaCAAATATTAAGTATTATATGTTTGCAtaatgaacatatatattttagatatctattaaattttgttattttttttgtttgtgaatatataaatagaataatattatgtcAATCTGAACAAAACaatgtaaatattaatgaGAATAATAATGTGTTTATATCAGGTGgtttacaaaataaaagttTAAAAGATGAAAAGAGTGATACTATccataataataataataataataatatgaataataacatgaataatattgatgatgagaattattattttaattgtgttttacatatatgtataaattttttaaaagaaattttttttaatatcagcaatgaaaattattcaaatattttaaataaacaacaattaaatatgtttcgaactataattattacagatataaatataatatttcatttaatttctcttgttttttattattgtttatgttataacaaaaaaaatgaattttctttattaattGAAAGTATTAAAGAAttgtcttttttttttccagctcatatattttttaatgaaGCAAATTCACCTATAAAATTTTTacttaatattttaattttatgttttaaaaaagaggaatcaaatattaatcatttaaatcaaaataataattctatTCGTACACATATCCCACTCAACCattttgaaatattatataaaaattatttatcatCAAACGATTCAAATATAACACATATATTGAAACATTTTCTAGAAGATGTAGATGtagaagaaatattattaattatatttttaaatatcattgaatatatatctaaaattaataataaaacattttttcAATTAAATGAAGATGAATTCATGTTATTCTTagataattattttaatataaatttaaattttcatGATATAGAACATTATAACTTTcaaaagatatatataaaaatgattatGAATTTATCTTGTATTCCTATATcaaattatttacataaaaaagaaaataaattaaaatgtctacatatatttattattaatatatttaaaaattttaatcATCCTAATACGAAAATATTAATCAATATATTAActatatgtaaaaatatatttgatcATAATAAGgatttaatatatattaataataaatataatatagaagaaagtaaattatataacatatataaaactGATAGAGAACATTTGTTGAATCACAATAATCAAAAAGATTATCATAACAACCAGTTAATAATATCTTGTGatgatttaaaaaagtTGTTTATTTTGATGTTTATAagatttataaaaataccTATATATGATGATTATATGAGTGACAATATGTGTGACAATATGAATGacaatatgaataataataaaccTTTTGGTGCTTCTAAAAATAACAAGAATGaacaaaaattttttaaaatatctaATGAAGGAGAACAATCAGAATCAATAACATCATGCACCAATGcttatatgaataaaaaattaatgattgattttattaaaaattatataactgaatataatgaagattggttttatatttattataaaaatataaaagaagaatgtgaagaaaatgatacaaataatataaatgattatgatgaaaatgaaaatattttaaaacaaaaaatatttaattttattaaagTATTGTTAGGATATAATCATGAgatatatcatattatgATTGATGTATTTGATGaattctttatatattataatacgcttattaatgtaaataatttatgtaATGAAACATTAAAGGTACAAgattattttatatatgttttattaagagcttattatcaattattatcattctttataaatacattaaaagaattaaaaaatattgtcACAAATGGAgataaacaaataaatgaaaatattttttcttatcaAATGACTTGTACAGGTGAAAGAGAAAAAGAGCTTAAAGAGGCttttattcaaaataaaattaatatgaaaaataatctagaagaaaaaataatacaaatgaataataataacattgaacttgaaaataatcataataataataataatagtgGTAGTCTTTCAAATATGTCTTGTAATACTTATAATTTAGATATGCTAAAAAgagaaaaggaaaatattgaattagaaatatttattataaaatgtatagAAAAATATCAAGGTTCACCTTATTAcgaaattaataataaatgtattaataagttattaaatttttttaaaataatattacaaaaagATTTTATGGAATTTAATAAAGTATCAACAAATTTTGTTCTGTTTGAAATTAAAAGATTACAACATATTTCTGAATGtacttatattttaaattataataaagattatgcatattttattatggATAATTTAATGAAAACAATAATTGAAAATACAATAGATATATCTtttgaattaaaaaaaaattatctaGCTATTTTTACATCTATAATAATGAACTTAGAAAGCTTTTTATCAAATGatattatagaaaaaattttgaaaacatttttagattataaaaaatcgacaaacatatttaaatataataaagaatttagtatatttcttttaacACTTATATCTGTTTTAAAAgtagataatataaatcaaaaagttccatatattaaattagTTTTAGAAGATAcatatgaattttttacacattttaataaaaatataaatacatttcAAAAGTTGTATGACCTTTTTTATGTAAAACATGCAAATGATACAATGTTACAAGTAGGATCCTTTGATTCTATTCATAAAAAAGAAGACATGCTACATTCATTATTTGATGCATGTAAAATTGTTCACGAgtctttttctttattttcatatgaaaaaattgATATATCTTTTAAGAGTAAATTACAAAAAAGAACATTAAATCAAACGGCAAATAATAGCActaatgataatatgaacagtaataatatgaacagtaataataataataataatagtagtaGTAATAAATTAGGAACACATGTCAATTTTGGAGATgaaaatatgtattataatttaatgaataataataatacattaataaatgataacgaatttttacatttatttataaacCTTTTCGAAAATGttttaatgatatattcAATATTTAATGATATGATAAGAACTAATTATTCATTTGAAAAATATCCAAAAATGTGTGTAGAAGTTAATTATTTTCACCTGACCGGTCAGGAAAAAGATATTGTGTGCATGTACAACATGAACAAAAAGAGAAACAGTATTGATAATATGGAacatatgaaaaatatgaaagatataaacagtttgaataatatggttagtatgaattataatgataatatgaataatgtGTCTGGTAATAACGAATTgttatatatgaaaaataatatttgtatagaaggaaaaaaatggaattattatacgataaaattattacatgaaaatatatgtaatataattaaaaagtttataaaagaaagttatttctttatatataatgatttaacaaatatttttaataatatattatgtaatagtttaatatatattccatatgattatattaataataatatattattagtTTATGTTTCTTTAAgtgaaaaattaaaatatttaataaataataaattaatcAATCAATTAATTATACAATggttttttaaaattttttccatatttttagaaaaacattttcattattttagagaagaatatgaacatataaaaaaagtaaacTCAGAATTAAATTCAGAACTATGCATGAAAGAAGATGATTATAGTATGTATTATgatatgttatataaaaataaaaattatattctaaattatttaaaaatatgtaaaaatatatttgttgtaccaaatgaatataaaaataatcaagaacataaaatgttttttcaatatatatataatgatgaaaaaacTGTTCTTTTAAATTCTCTTCTTTCAACTAtagaatatttattaaatagTTATGATTGTGATATTACtaaaaaatgtttaaaCTTTCTTGTAGATTCATCTGAATCTGTTACTTTTCTAACTTTTAATTCATCGCATTTCTACTTTTTTCTACAAATTATTAAAGTACTCTTGAAAAcattctttttatataaccCAATCATATTAACACTaagacaaaaaaaagaagaaaatcaaattagtaatataattcttaatgaatatacagaagaaaaaatacaaGTCTATATCGGAGAAATGAACttatttatgaaaaatgaTCCATTAGAAGCAAATTCTTTTCTAAATGTTTTTACTAATGCAATTATCAAAATAAGCAAAcattatttctttttacaaaaaaaaatctatAATATTCCAGAAAATGTTTCTACCAAcgatttattaaatattgaTAGTGTTAAAcatttcttattattatttgaaaacATAGAAAATTCAAGCACATTCAATTTCCATACCATTCTATCAGACTTGTTGCAACAAAATAATTCACagtattttaaaaatttattgATTCAGTATAGATTACAcaaaacataa